From the Sulfuricurvum sp. genome, one window contains:
- a CDS encoding DUF2147 domain-containing protein produces the protein MIQQKYKTLLFSTLLVGTMAFAESTPVGIWLTIDDTTHQPKSLIQITRSNDGILSGKVVRGMPVDHPERICSKCTDDRKDQKIKGMSIIRNMKKEGDEWDGGKILDPDNGKEYSCKMRLEENGAKLVVRGYIGFSLLGRSQTWVRQNDEIAEQAKK, from the coding sequence ATGATTCAACAAAAATACAAAACTCTCCTCTTTAGTACACTATTAGTAGGCACAATGGCATTCGCCGAATCTACCCCCGTGGGTATTTGGCTTACTATCGATGATACGACCCATCAGCCGAAATCGCTTATACAAATCACCCGAAGCAATGACGGTATACTCAGTGGAAAAGTAGTGCGCGGGATGCCCGTCGATCATCCTGAACGTATTTGCAGTAAATGCACCGATGATCGAAAAGACCAAAAAATCAAAGGGATGAGTATCATCCGTAATATGAAAAAAGAGGGTGATGAATGGGACGGGGGCAAAATTCTCGATCCCGATAACGGCAAGGAGTACAGCTGTAAAATGCGCCTCGAAGAGAACGGTGCAAAACTCGTCGTGCGAGGATATATCGGTTTCTCACTGCTAGGACGTTCTCAAACATGGGTACGCCAAAATGATGAGATTGCAGAACAAGCGAAGAAATAG
- a CDS encoding nitrogenase-stabilizing/protective protein NifW — MGTLTEFRNITDTEDFFEFFDLQFDERLINAKRFHIMKKFGELVEKASGHDFGGDEKLLEYYKFALITVYKNFENGYSPSAADVWEMFDKPSACGTCSTSSSCNDVEEVSHGVHACTSHNTITF, encoded by the coding sequence ATGGGAACATTAACCGAATTTCGAAATATTACCGATACCGAAGATTTCTTTGAATTTTTCGATCTCCAATTTGATGAGCGTTTAATTAATGCTAAACGATTTCATATAATGAAAAAGTTTGGAGAACTTGTGGAAAAAGCGAGTGGTCACGATTTTGGCGGTGATGAGAAGCTGTTGGAATATTACAAATTTGCCCTTATCACGGTGTATAAAAATTTTGAAAACGGTTATAGCCCATCTGCTGCGGATGTATGGGAGATGTTTGATAAACCGAGTGCATGCGGTACCTGTTCCACATCAAGCAGTTGTAACGACGTAGAGGAGGTCAGTCATGGAGTCCACGCCTGTACAAGCCACAACACCATTACATTCTGA
- the nifE gene encoding nitrogenase iron-molybdenum cofactor biosynthesis protein NifE: MVSRAKIKELMNESACSHSKDKKPGEGCDKPKPGLAAGGCAFDGAQISLFPYADAVHLVHGPQTCLGASWETRETKTSYTGRDHTQMGFTTGINTNDVIFGGDKRLSESIDYIMEHYNPEAIFVYSTCVTALVGDDIDMTCKLGSEKHGVPVVPVHAAGFVGSKNLGSRLAGEAVLEHLIGTKEPELTTPYDINLIGDYNVTGDMWQYLPIFEKIGIRILSSMSGDGRVGDIRTAHRAKLNVIVCAKSLITLTRKMQEQYGIPWISVSFYGKRDTTFAIREIVSALGDPALIARAEAVIAEEEAALEEKIAPFKALFAGKKAVLNTGGNKAWSIASGLQDLGIEVVATSIAKSTQDDIDKAREYLGENGVLMKKPASEQGKIIDSTGAHILLAGGRSLYTAIKKKISFIDVNQEKKTSYGGYNGLLNLAQDLKYAFRNPVFANVGKPAPWEVE; encoded by the coding sequence ATGGTTAGTCGAGCGAAAATTAAAGAACTCATGAACGAGAGTGCCTGTTCGCACTCTAAAGACAAAAAACCCGGAGAGGGATGTGATAAGCCAAAACCGGGACTCGCGGCAGGGGGATGTGCATTTGACGGCGCTCAAATCTCTTTGTTCCCTTACGCTGATGCGGTACATCTCGTTCACGGTCCTCAAACGTGTCTTGGTGCCTCATGGGAGACCCGTGAGACAAAAACGTCGTACACGGGGCGTGATCATACACAGATGGGCTTTACGACGGGGATAAATACCAACGATGTCATCTTTGGCGGAGATAAGCGGCTTTCAGAGTCGATTGACTATATTATGGAGCACTATAATCCCGAAGCGATTTTTGTCTATTCGACGTGTGTTACGGCACTTGTGGGAGATGACATCGATATGACCTGTAAACTGGGGAGCGAAAAACACGGAGTTCCTGTTGTCCCCGTTCATGCGGCAGGGTTTGTCGGGAGCAAAAATCTTGGTTCTCGTCTCGCAGGCGAAGCGGTGTTGGAACATCTGATAGGTACGAAAGAACCCGAATTGACTACCCCTTACGACATTAATCTTATCGGTGATTACAACGTAACTGGGGATATGTGGCAATATCTACCCATTTTTGAGAAGATTGGAATCCGAATCCTCAGTTCCATGAGCGGGGATGGTCGGGTAGGGGATATTCGCACCGCCCATCGTGCTAAACTCAATGTCATTGTTTGTGCCAAATCACTCATCACGTTGACGAGAAAGATGCAAGAACAATATGGCATCCCGTGGATTTCAGTCTCATTTTACGGCAAACGCGATACGACATTTGCGATTCGAGAAATCGTGAGTGCGTTGGGTGATCCTGCACTCATTGCACGAGCTGAAGCGGTGATTGCCGAAGAAGAGGCGGCTTTAGAAGAAAAAATCGCCCCTTTTAAAGCCCTCTTTGCAGGGAAAAAAGCGGTACTCAACACAGGTGGAAATAAAGCGTGGTCAATCGCATCGGGATTGCAGGATTTGGGGATTGAGGTGGTTGCAACCAGCATCGCCAAATCGACGCAGGATGACATCGACAAAGCACGTGAATATCTCGGAGAAAACGGAGTATTGATGAAAAAGCCCGCATCTGAGCAGGGGAAAATCATCGACTCAACTGGGGCGCATATTCTCCTCGCGGGAGGTCGAAGTCTCTACACCGCGATCAAGAAAAAAATCTCTTTTATCGATGTCAATCAAGAGAAAAAAACCAGCTACGGAGGTTATAACGGATTGCTGAATCTTGCCCAAGATTTAAAATACGCATTCCGTAATCCGGTATTTGCTAATGTTGGTAAACCTGCACCGTGGGAAGTGGAATAG
- the nifN gene encoding nitrogenase iron-molybdenum cofactor biosynthesis protein NifN, whose product MEFSLSRHEHKPLQVNPIKHSQPMGATLAYLGVKDCMPLMHSAQGCASYTKVFFTRHFNEPIAINNTSVSDITAVLDGGDYSILMAIENIQNKEKNLKPSMIGLHTTGLTETKGDDVRGVGTHIEIPYVFVNTPDYEGGMESGWSLTVTAMIEQLTESSSQIKPNKLVFLPHLSMQPIEVEKIKCMCEDFGFETYALPDLSTSLDGYWEAGQGKLANGGITVDQIRDLATSSVVVSIGASMKKSALALLKKNPAIEHLHFEHLMGLDGCDNFVAALMKIRQQEPKPMIKRWRSRLQDAMLDSHFLIGSSHFVITGEPDMLVGMCALLRSVGGTIDAAVSTTFSDSLHLIEAEKVFVGDLEDARQFFEGADMVISNFHAERILHSSEHTALVIRGFPNYEELGNQLKNDQLYEGSTYFLFEIANSLRKVKHEH is encoded by the coding sequence ATGGAATTTTCTCTCTCTCGTCATGAACATAAACCTCTTCAAGTCAACCCGATAAAGCACTCTCAGCCTATGGGAGCGACGCTTGCGTATCTGGGGGTAAAAGATTGTATGCCTCTGATGCACTCGGCTCAAGGATGTGCTTCGTATACTAAAGTTTTCTTTACTCGCCATTTTAATGAACCTATCGCGATTAACAACACCTCTGTGAGCGACATCACTGCCGTACTTGATGGTGGTGATTACTCGATACTCATGGCGATAGAGAATATCCAAAACAAAGAGAAAAACCTCAAACCCTCCATGATAGGTCTACACACGACAGGACTCACTGAGACCAAAGGGGATGATGTTCGGGGTGTGGGAACCCATATCGAAATACCCTATGTATTTGTGAATACTCCTGATTATGAGGGGGGGATGGAGAGTGGATGGTCCCTCACCGTCACCGCGATGATTGAACAGCTCACCGAATCTTCATCTCAGATAAAACCCAACAAACTTGTATTTCTTCCGCATCTAAGTATGCAGCCGATTGAGGTAGAGAAAATCAAATGTATGTGTGAGGATTTCGGGTTTGAGACCTATGCTCTCCCTGATCTCTCTACCTCACTCGATGGATATTGGGAAGCGGGGCAGGGGAAACTCGCCAACGGCGGAATCACGGTCGATCAAATACGTGATTTAGCTACCTCTAGCGTCGTCGTCAGTATCGGTGCATCGATGAAAAAATCGGCTTTGGCACTTCTAAAAAAGAATCCCGCGATAGAGCATCTCCATTTTGAACATCTGATGGGGTTGGATGGGTGTGACAATTTTGTAGCAGCACTCATGAAAATACGACAACAAGAGCCAAAACCGATGATAAAACGGTGGCGATCACGCCTACAAGATGCGATGCTCGATTCCCATTTTCTCATCGGAAGTTCTCATTTTGTGATTACAGGTGAGCCGGATATGTTGGTCGGGATGTGTGCATTGCTTCGTAGTGTCGGCGGAACCATCGATGCGGCGGTATCGACGACGTTTAGTGACTCCTTGCACTTGATTGAAGCCGAAAAAGTATTTGTCGGTGATTTAGAAGATGCACGACAGTTTTTCGAGGGTGCGGATATGGTGATTAGTAATTTCCATGCAGAACGAATCTTGCATAGTAGTGAACATACAGCACTCGTCATCCGAGGTTTCCCCAATTATGAAGAGTTAGGGAATCAACTCAAAAACGATCAACTGTATGAAGGCAGTACGTATTTTTTATTCGAAATAGCGAATTCACTACGAAAGGTTAAGCATGAACACTAA
- a CDS encoding flavodoxin produces the protein MSKIGIFFGSSSGVTRGAAELLADEFKGSELIDMEEDFDGIEQFEDFDVLLIGSSTWGQGDPQRDWVDPLYELGNEQPDMSGKKVAFFGAGDQKTHGEHFLSALGKMHDLFVSLGAEAYGFTSTSGYEYEFSLAEREGKFCGLGIDDVNQEDLTEDRVKEWASQLKSEMGL, from the coding sequence ATGTCTAAAATCGGTATTTTTTTCGGTAGCAGTAGCGGTGTCACACGGGGTGCGGCAGAACTTTTAGCGGATGAGTTCAAAGGTTCTGAACTTATCGATATGGAAGAAGATTTCGATGGGATTGAGCAGTTTGAAGACTTCGATGTATTGCTAATCGGTTCATCTACGTGGGGTCAAGGTGATCCTCAACGCGACTGGGTTGATCCACTCTATGAACTTGGTAACGAACAACCCGATATGAGCGGTAAAAAAGTAGCTTTTTTCGGTGCGGGTGACCAAAAAACTCACGGGGAACACTTTTTAAGTGCACTGGGAAAAATGCACGATCTTTTTGTCTCATTGGGTGCTGAAGCATACGGTTTTACATCGACAAGCGGTTATGAGTATGAGTTTTCTCTTGCAGAGCGTGAGGGGAAATTTTGTGGATTGGGTATCGATGATGTCAATCAAGAAGATTTAACAGAGGATCGTGTTAAAGAGTGGGCAAGCCAGCTCAAATCTGAAATGGGATTATAA
- a CDS encoding NifX-associated nitrogen fixation protein translates to MEAEKQLSEFGMEIVRQIRALDQFGNWARISDEELLVKKYVKTKEELKAVPLIADIDEMMINDIKMIYKAIALSFERKTGVVCNVIMEMSHEGFGRCAVIADRICIVNKYFKDAHRFSFRTLDALFEDGDKSLASAIEIYTQYQPCIKGE, encoded by the coding sequence ATGGAAGCAGAAAAACAATTAAGTGAGTTTGGGATGGAGATTGTACGACAAATTCGTGCTCTCGATCAGTTCGGCAACTGGGCACGTATCAGTGATGAAGAGTTACTTGTCAAAAAATACGTTAAAACCAAAGAGGAACTCAAAGCAGTTCCGTTAATCGCCGACATCGATGAGATGATGATTAATGATATCAAAATGATTTACAAAGCCATAGCGTTATCGTTTGAGCGCAAAACGGGTGTCGTATGTAACGTCATTATGGAGATGAGTCATGAGGGGTTCGGACGATGTGCCGTGATTGCTGATCGTATCTGTATCGTTAATAAATATTTTAAAGATGCTCACCGTTTTAGCTTTCGAACGCTAGATGCACTTTTCGAAGACGGTGATAAATCATTAGCAAGTGCTATTGAGATTTATACCCAATATCAACCATGTATTAAAGGGGAGTAA
- a CDS encoding type II toxin-antitoxin system RelE/ParE family toxin, with the protein MSYNIHLTDDYQKRVRKFIKRHKDMASRYDKTIQILRENPYHPSLRLHKLNGELHEYYSVSINIEYRIIMDFIVVDKIIIPLNIGTHDEVY; encoded by the coding sequence ATGAGCTATAACATCCATTTAACCGACGATTATCAAAAAAGAGTCAGAAAGTTTATCAAACGTCATAAGGATATGGCATCTCGATACGATAAAACCATACAGATTTTGAGAGAAAATCCCTATCACCCCTCTTTACGACTTCATAAATTGAACGGAGAGTTACACGAATATTACTCTGTATCTATCAATATCGAGTACCGAATCATCATGGATTTTATCGTTGTAGATAAAATCATCATCCCGCTCAATATCGGAACCCACGACGAAGTTTATTAG
- the rpoN gene encoding RNA polymerase factor sigma-54, producing the protein MQTNLSFKQKQLPRLSMQTWLPLLQCSLNDLEKHLQVITNENPCLEVRSGFEESNSQVGGSSAYGAFQSYVSNASSDQIEWLSISSTSLYEKLDEQVVAPLFPTPISQKIARQIIYYINEEGYFEGSIEEVAQQCDTDPHTVERVRQRFAHLEPSGVGAVDYKESFLFQLNDYELDDELSILLGAMILQFDKMEKFINHPRLHDAKHVLQHLKNPPALEYMEPEAQITPDLFIEFAGSELNIRINHAFYPDLQVNLIDKYDNFAKQKFKEARELVKLLDLRKATLYNVALVLLEKQYSFFMGGELKPLRLQDVADELGFNESTISRAIADKYIQTERGLYAFKDFFSNSIGEVSTSEIKHFLQRLVSSEDKENPFSDKDLHETIENRFGVKMVRRVIAKYRQELDIPSYKERAFLYKLELL; encoded by the coding sequence ATGCAAACGAACCTCTCTTTTAAACAAAAACAACTCCCTCGACTTTCGATGCAAACATGGTTACCACTTCTCCAATGCTCACTTAACGATCTCGAAAAACATTTGCAAGTTATTACCAATGAAAACCCTTGTTTAGAGGTGCGTTCAGGGTTCGAAGAATCTAACTCTCAAGTGGGTGGTTCTTCAGCATACGGAGCTTTTCAAAGCTATGTTTCTAACGCCTCCAGCGATCAAATCGAATGGTTAAGTATCTCCTCTACCTCTTTGTATGAAAAACTGGATGAACAAGTTGTAGCTCCCCTTTTTCCAACACCGATTTCTCAAAAAATTGCTCGTCAAATTATCTATTATATTAACGAAGAGGGGTATTTTGAAGGTTCAATCGAAGAGGTAGCACAGCAATGCGATACTGATCCGCATACGGTAGAGAGGGTGCGTCAACGTTTTGCCCATTTGGAACCTTCCGGTGTGGGTGCAGTAGATTATAAAGAGTCATTTTTATTTCAGCTAAACGATTACGAACTTGATGATGAACTCTCTATTTTACTCGGTGCTATGATTTTACAGTTTGATAAAATGGAAAAATTTATCAATCACCCTAGGTTACACGATGCTAAACATGTGTTACAGCATCTCAAAAACCCACCTGCGTTAGAGTATATGGAACCCGAAGCACAAATCACCCCCGATTTGTTTATCGAATTTGCAGGTTCAGAACTCAATATCCGTATCAATCATGCCTTTTATCCCGATTTACAAGTGAACTTGATTGATAAATACGACAACTTTGCAAAACAAAAGTTCAAAGAGGCACGGGAACTGGTCAAACTGCTTGATCTTCGAAAAGCGACACTTTATAACGTTGCACTCGTTTTACTCGAAAAGCAATACAGCTTTTTTATGGGGGGAGAACTCAAACCGCTCCGACTCCAAGACGTTGCCGATGAGTTAGGATTTAATGAATCGACGATATCCCGTGCGATTGCTGATAAATATATCCAAACCGAGCGGGGATTGTACGCGTTCAAAGATTTTTTCTCCAACTCTATCGGAGAAGTATCAACCTCAGAGATCAAACATTTCTTGCAACGTCTCGTTAGCAGTGAGGATAAAGAGAATCCTTTTAGTGATAAAGATCTCCATGAGACGATTGAAAACCGTTTTGGAGTCAAGATGGTACGCCGTGTTATCGCCAAATACCGTCAAGAACTCGATATTCCCTCCTACAAAGAACGGGCATTTTTGTATAAGTTGGAGTTGCTCTAA
- a CDS encoding 2Fe-2S iron-sulfur cluster binding domain-containing protein has translation MTTRVEIMNDFLAINVIPGKTIQDIVEASGSALPFGCRDGECGTCVVMIESGMEYMSEITAKEIAVLKTLNESNPKARLACQMKVVAPNGLVRVKY, from the coding sequence ATGACAACACGTGTAGAAATTATGAATGACTTTTTGGCGATCAACGTCATACCGGGTAAAACGATTCAAGATATCGTTGAAGCTTCCGGTTCAGCATTGCCTTTCGGATGCCGTGACGGTGAATGCGGTACTTGTGTCGTAATGATCGAATCAGGTATGGAGTATATGAGCGAAATCACTGCTAAAGAGATCGCTGTACTTAAAACACTTAATGAGAGTAATCCGAAAGCTCGCTTGGCTTGTCAAATGAAAGTCGTTGCACCAAATGGATTGGTTCGCGTTAAATACTAA
- a CDS encoding type II toxin-antitoxin system prevent-host-death family antitoxin has product MVVMANEVKTKGVSLFDKLFEKAEEVIINVRGKNKYVVIDMERYKELRAMELDKAYTQAMADIAAGRYTTDVDAHLREIHELVNEL; this is encoded by the coding sequence ATGGTAGTAATGGCGAATGAAGTCAAGACCAAAGGGGTTTCACTCTTTGATAAACTTTTCGAAAAAGCCGAAGAGGTCATCATAAACGTGCGCGGTAAAAACAAATACGTCGTGATCGATATGGAACGCTATAAAGAACTACGCGCTATGGAACTCGATAAAGCATACACCCAAGCGATGGCGGATATTGCGGCAGGACGTTATACCACTGATGTGGATGCACATCTACGTGAGATCCACGAGTTAGTAAATGAGCTATAA
- the nifX gene encoding nitrogen fixation protein NifX, with amino-acid sequence MNTKITVEGDTTMENSMKVAFATKDMEEVNAHFGGAKEFVVYNVSKDGFSVSEVIKTDTSELEDDDKTDFRVRALKGINIMYCESIGGTAAAKVIRAGIHPMKVNEPTPIEDILKTLVAMINGNPPPWIKNIIQMETPHDVRQDRWAEGE; translated from the coding sequence ATGAACACTAAAATCACAGTAGAAGGGGATACAACAATGGAAAATTCAATGAAAGTTGCCTTTGCAACCAAAGATATGGAAGAGGTAAATGCTCACTTCGGTGGAGCTAAAGAGTTTGTTGTTTACAACGTCTCTAAAGATGGTTTTTCTGTTTCGGAGGTGATTAAAACCGATACCTCCGAACTCGAAGATGATGATAAAACCGATTTTCGTGTACGCGCTCTCAAAGGGATAAACATCATGTACTGTGAAAGCATCGGTGGGACGGCAGCGGCAAAAGTGATTCGTGCCGGAATCCATCCGATGAAAGTGAACGAACCGACACCGATCGAAGATATTTTGAAAACATTGGTTGCCATGATTAACGGCAATCCTCCCCCATGGATTAAAAATATCATTCAAATGGAAACACCGCACGACGTACGACAAGACCGTTGGGCTGAGGGCGAATAA
- a CDS encoding nitrogen fixation protein NifZ gives MESTPVQATTPLHSEEDMPINDEARKTNLYKMSTKDEILSLFRIGERVRLVKAIRNDGTYPHARVGDVLIEAGAEGYVRKIGDFLQTIRVYEVNFIDEGLIFGCREAELESALEDDGYDEVAEELKWLKEHRAKKAAEKEAQSQEEGE, from the coding sequence ATGGAGTCCACGCCTGTACAAGCCACAACACCATTACATTCTGAAGAGGATATGCCCATCAACGATGAGGCACGTAAAACCAATCTCTATAAAATGTCTACTAAAGATGAGATCCTCTCGCTCTTTCGTATCGGTGAGCGGGTACGACTCGTCAAAGCAATCCGAAATGATGGAACCTATCCTCATGCACGGGTCGGTGATGTATTAATCGAAGCAGGTGCAGAGGGGTATGTTCGAAAAATCGGTGATTTTTTACAAACTATTCGTGTCTATGAAGTGAACTTTATAGACGAAGGGCTTATTTTCGGATGTCGTGAAGCGGAACTCGAATCTGCCCTTGAAGATGACGGTTACGATGAAGTTGCCGAAGAGTTAAAATGGCTCAAAGAACACCGAGCCAAAAAAGCCGCTGAAAAAGAAGCGCAATCTCAAGAAGAGGGGGAATAA